In Brassica napus cultivar Da-Ae unplaced genomic scaffold, Da-Ae ScsIHWf_1251;HRSCAF=1786, whole genome shotgun sequence, the following are encoded in one genomic region:
- the LOC106399471 gene encoding putative F-box/LRR-repeat/kelch-repeat protein At1g11620 has translation MMSLKLPYDLEEEILSRVPWKFLAKLRCVCKLWNSLILEERLNKKNLSFHMHSYSGEHRFILKDSGPTISAVGIEEQKNVVDPPSLIVQDFTLIKAQPCNPIRVYKTVHCDGLLLCVMDNQLLVRNPLLKETTWIKCGSDFHELDDAYSLGYLSHCDYRILRFRCASNSRNRPSRVEVCEVASKTWKVIDNISFDWFLSVPLSILSLRGTPYCISLREDHRAFVQSYDFYKERFQPIDDLPFSYDEMNPIALEIYKGDRLSVLEQCHKIRKICIWVKHWLMLTSWTKLVVVDIPEFPLIYPRLTLLSTNYYFVKNNRLVITCNDTDMKGLSIIRVINDKEFQVIKANEGECRFSFLCSYVPSLARVPGFSKQDTSRIRWRKRRFN, from the coding sequence ATGATGTCCTTAAAGCTACCATATGATTTGGAAGAGGAAATTCTATCAAGAGTTCCATGGAAATTTCTTGCAAAGTTGAGATGTGTATGTAAGCTTTGGAATAGTCTTATTTTGGAAGAGAGACTCAACAAGAAGAACTTGTCGTTTCACATGCACAGCTATAGCGGTGAGCATCGGTTTATACTCAAAGACAGTGGTCCTACGATTTCTGCCGTGGGCATTGAGGAGCAGAAAAACGTGGTCGATCCTCCGTCCTTGATCGTCCAAGACTTTACCCTTATAAAAGCTCAACCATGTAATCCAATTAGGGTGTACAAGACTGTTCATTGCGACGGTTTGTTGTTGTGTGTCATGGACAACCAGCTTTTGGTTAGGAACCCGTTACTGAAGGAAACAACCTGGATCAAATGCGGTAGTGATTTTCACGAACTAGATGATGCTTACAGCCTTGGATACCTCAGCCACTGTGATTACAGGATCTTAAGGTTTCGTTGTGCTAGTAATTCCAGAAATAGACCTTCAAGGGTCGAGGTCTGTGAAGTTGCATCCAAGACATGGAAGGTTATAGATAACATCAGTTTTGATTGGTTCCTTAGTGTGCCGTTGTCGATCCTCTCTCTGAGAGGAACTCCTTATTGTATAAGTCTTCGAGAAGATCATAGAGCTTTTGTACAAAGCTATGATTTTTACAAAGAAAGGTTTCAGCCCATAGATGACTTGCCATTCAGCTATGATGAGATGAATCCTATTGCACTAGAGATTTATAAAGGAGATAGGCTTTCGGTGTTGGAGCAATGTCACAAAATAAGGAAGATATGCATATGGGTGAAGCATTGGCTCATGCTTACTTCTTGGACCAAATTGGTGGTCGTGGACATACCAGAGTTTCCGCTTATATATCCACGTCTTACCCTCCTTTCTACAAATTATTATTTCGTCAAAAACAATAGGCTTGTTATAACTTGTAATGATACTGACATGAAGGGTCTATCTATTATCAGAGTCATCAACGACAAGGAATTCCAAGTAATTAAAGCTAATGAAGGGGAATGTCGTTTCTCTTTTTTATGCAGCTACGTTCCTAGCTTAGCTAGGGTTCCAGGGTTTTCGAAGCAAGACACAAGTCGGATTCGCTGGAGAAAACGTAGATTCAACTAG